One Helianthus annuus cultivar XRQ/B chromosome 7, HanXRQr2.0-SUNRISE, whole genome shotgun sequence genomic region harbors:
- the LOC118480564 gene encoding NADH-ubiquinone oxidoreductase chain 2-like, translated as MENDFHIWFGEQFFSLRIPRSLSIDQRRIQNLWGPIYSISRAPKITPSSSDSISLLTLYMWAPDIYEGSPTPVTAFLSIAPKISISANISRLYIYGSYGATLQQIFFFCSIASMILGALAAMAPTKVKRLLAHSSIGHVGYIRTCFSCGTIEGIQSLLIGIFIYASMTIDAFAIVSALRQSLVKYIADLDALAKTNPISAITFSNTMFSYAGTPSLSGFCSKFYLFFAALGCGAYFLALVGIVTRVIGRWAVGRLPRVSQFGGPKAVLRGPDM; from the coding sequence ATGGAAAACGACTTTCACATTTGGTTCGGAGAGCAATTTTTTTCGTTGAGAATTCCTCGTTCCCTCTCGATAGACCAGCGGCGAATTCAAAACTTGTGGGGCCCTATCTATTCCATCTCTCGAGCCCCGAAGATAACCCCCTCCTCTTCGGATTCCATATCTCTTTTGACTCTATATATGTGGGCACCTGATATCTATGAGGGTTCACCCACCCCGGTTACAGCTTTCCTTTCTATTGCGCCTAAAATCTCTATTTCTGCTAATATTTCACGTCTTTATATTTATGGTTCTTATGGAGCTACATTGCAACAAATCTTCTTTTTCTGCAGCATTGCTTCTATGATCTTAGGAGCGCTGGCCGCCATGGCCCCAACGAAAGTCAAAAGACTTCTAGCTCATAGTTCAATTGGACATGTAGGTTATATTCGCACTTGTTTCTCATGTGGAACCATAGAAGGAATTCAATCACTACTAATTGGTATCTTTATTTATGCATCAATGACGATAGATGCATTCGCCATAGTTTCAGCATTACGGCAAAGCCTTGTCAAATATATAGCGGATTTGGACGCTCTAGCCAAAACAAATCCTATTTCAGCTATTACCTTCTCCAATACTATGTTCTCCTACGCAGGAACACCCTCGTTATCCGGCTTTTGCAGCAAATTCTATTTGTTCTTCGCCGCTTTGGGTTGTGGGGCTTACTTCCTAGCCCTAGTGGGAATAGTGACTAGAGTTATAGGTCGTTGGGCGGTCGGAAGGTTGCCACGAGTAAGTCAGTTTGGGGGACCGAAGGCAGTTCTCCGTGGACCGGACATGTAG